In Gopherus evgoodei ecotype Sinaloan lineage chromosome 7, rGopEvg1_v1.p, whole genome shotgun sequence, the sequence acacactcccaggggttaatcacccctaaaatcgtcccttcgttttactgttccccagtcacttactgcaggaagctccGTCCACAGAGTGCAGtagatcccaccactgctaccagttgtcacggagtccctgggcgatgctctggaactgctccccacaaagccagtcaggactttggggagcctcctctcccttggagcagactatctttagggcaggaagctcacacgtagcattcagcatgtgcccctctgtgtgcttcccacagtgagtccaccgAGTCGGGGTGCTGGGGAAGCcaaagggtcctgcacccccaccttgcagtcagatgtgactctcagccagccagtaaaacagaggtttatttagatgacaggaacacagtccacaacaggtcttgccagtacagacaacaagACCCCCCATTAGTTAgctccatctggggccccagggaggccacagccccgctgctcccctccattttccagccaggttCCAAAAACTACCAaaacccccctcctgcccctcctctctgggctgtgtctctttcccaggccagaaggtcacctgatctccgtctccaacacctttagcatccccttgcaggggggaaggacctggccattagttgctgggcgacagagggtcggccagagctgaggcccccccacagtattcagagggaccattaaaaccagtcccacttcgtcacaccaaCCACTTCgcccccttctttccccacccccactgctctgcactccctcccttccctgcccccactacTCTGCACCCCTCACTCACCCCTCCAGTACTCCCTCAGTGCCATCTCCCTCTGGTTCCCCAGATGAGGAGTTCCAGGGGATGGTCcggagctccccaccccccaccatgcACCAGGCCCCCCGGCTCCCAAGGAAGAAGCTACCCCCGTCCTGTGACTGGAGAAAGGCGGGAGCCGTGACCGCTGTGAAGGACCAGGTAGTTGTGGGAGCGATGGGTTGGGAACCCCCCCAGATGGGCAGTTAGTTGGGGTGGGACAGGGGGAGGCATGGGGCAGCTCAGTAACTACAAAATCTTTccaatcccccctccccactgctaatcccagccagtgccccctccctcagtggggcattggggtcagcgctgaggctggggagagcgccccctcctgccctgcagcacagtgccccctagcaccACGCTGGGCCTCACTCCTGTCTCCACAGGGCAAAAAGTGCAACTCCTGCTGGGCCTTCGCTGCCATCGCCAACATCGAGTCCCTCTGGAACATCCACTTCCACCAGCCCCGGAACCTCTCGGTGCAAggtaggggctggggggagccctgccccctggACTGGAACAGGGTGgggcaccccagcgctgccctgctgtgtgcagcAGCCCCACAGGCTGGGGTGAATGAGGCACAGATGAGGGGGTGCCTGGGGCTTTTCTAagctctgtccccttcccagctaagggggcgggggggagagggagagagtaaAGTATCCCCTTCACTTCCGGTCCCAAACAAgacattacacaaagtaaaactatttccccctgcttattcccctccccaccccccagttcctAACATcatcttgtcaattgctggaaataggccattttcattaccactacaaacagttctttttctctcctgctgataatagctcaccttaactgatcactccccttacagtgtgtatggtaacacccattgtttcatgtcctctgtgtatatatagatcTTCCTACGGTATTTTCCACtgaatgcatccgatgaagtgggctgtagcccacaaaagcttatgctcagataaatttgttagtctctaaggtaccacaaatactcctgttctttttgtcccAAACTGGGAGTTTGTAACCCTTGACCGGCCTGGGagcaggctgggtgtgtggggcatACGGGACCCTGTTTCCGTGCATGGGGGTTCACATATTTGCACCCCATTAGCACTCACTGAGGTGGGGGGACAGTTCCACCACCGACTTGCCTCCTGGTAGGCTAGGATCCTATCACCaacctctcccaccaccagtctACTATCAGCTGAGCCCTGCCTGTGGAACTCTCCCCCACCAGATGTTAAAGGAGGGGGTGGCAGGTGCTGAGTCTCTTCATCCAGGAGTGGGTTGATCACCCCGCGGTGGGAGCCACTGTGGGACATCTCGTCTGTTGGATGAGCCAGTGCCCACTGGTGTCTTTCCTGGTCAGTGTGTGCCACCCAGCAGGAGCAGGATCCCAGGGTGtgactggggagagagggagctggCTTGGTGCTCACTCACTTCTTCCCTTGCAGAGGTGTTGGACTGCAGCTGGTGCGGAGCGGGGTGCAAAGGGGGCTACGTGTGGGATGCTTTCACTACGATGCTACAAAGGCGTATGTAGGCACTGGAGGGACGTGGGGAAAACAAAGCCCCCTCAGCCCCTAGGACTGTCCCCTATTCACCCCTCACAACTGTTTACTGTGAGAATACTTTAGTGCATGAAGACTCACTCTGACTCATACTGCCCCCCACatcgtgccaggcactgcacagatccCGACCCAGATTGGGGCCCGTCAccacaggtgctgcacagaccccttGACTGAGATTTGGGCCCCCAGCCCAGTCTGCAGCTCCCATCACCGGATTCTGCGCAGTCCCTGAGATTGGGGTCCCCATCACACCAAGTGCTGCATGGACCCTGACCCAGACAGGGAGCAATCTTCTCAATACTGTATACAAAAAGGAGACCCCTCTTCACTCCTAGACCCTGCTCTGGGCACACTCTGTGACAGGTTGAATTTGTGGGGAGAGGGTTTACTCTGACCCTTGAGTCCAGAATGGGGGAAGGATGGAGCACGGACTGAGGTGCTCTGGGCCCATCCCAGACTTTCACATACACTCACTCCCAGGTGGTCTGACCAGCGAGGATGCCTACCCCTACACAGGGAGACAGGAAACATGCCGCAACCTCAATGAGCCGGCAGCCTATATCCAGGGCTTCCAGACACTACCTGGAGATGAGGAGGGTGagccctgggggcagaggggatggggtggggccagTGGGGAGTGGGCCATCCAGGGGGGAGTGGTGGGGGCAAAGGGAGCAAGTGAGAGCCAGTAGAACAGAATTAGGGGGTGACaaagagggctgggggagagaggggggaagcagggccagggtgggggcagagctgggatcaAGATCTGGTCAGTTTCCATGCAGCTGTGCATGGGCAGGAGGGTGCAAGGAGTGATGTGTAAAACCACCAAGGGGCTGGTTACTTTCATGCTTCCCCCTGGGAGAGCTCTGAGCAGCAGAAGGGGaatgtgaggggtgcagggggcccAGAGGACACAGGGAGCGGCAAGGGCCAACGTAGCCAGTGTGTGGGGACAGCAGCAGGCTGGTAGGGCCAGTCCTGGGTCAGGGGTGTTTGTTCCTCGGTCCTCCTCCTCACCCAGCACATTTGGGTTTCCTCTTGTAGAAATAGCTGCACACATCGCAACCAAGGGCCCAATCACAGTTACCCTGAACTCAGCTGCCATGAAGGTACGTGCCTCCCAATTAGCAATGCGGGAGGAGCCCTCTGGCTACTCAGCCCATCCCATGATGACCCACCCActaagccccccccccactcactttCTGCTCTATTTTGTGCCTCTGCAGCATTATAAAAAGGGCATCTCCCAGCCCTTGGTGAAGAGCTGCAGTCCAGACCATGTGGATCATGTTGTCCTGCTGGTTGGTTATGGGCACGGTGAGTGGGGATGAGCGGTGCTAGGGCTTGGATTTGGGTGAGATGGGGTTAAATGAGCTGGGGGTTTGGTAGGGGGCTCAGCTGCCAGAAGCACTAAGAGGACTGTGCCTTTCTCTTCACCAACTCATTACAGCAGAGAAAAGGCGGTACTGGATCATCAAGAACTCCTGGGGGGAAGGCTGGGGAGAGAAGGTGAGTGGGGAGTGTATGGGGCTGCCCCATGGCAGTGCTGGCTGTGTGGGTGTGGGCTTGTTTTGTCTGAAGGAGGCAGCCTGGGATCCTAGAGACAACCTctgggtggggtgcagggacTGTTTATACAGGGATTCCCCCTGCCTAATGCTAAGGCACACCACTGCTGGGGTGAGGTGTGGGCTTTTATTATactaggggtggccaacctgagtctgagcaggagccagaatttatcagtgtacattgccaaagagtgaCAGTAATATCAGCAGCCCCCAGTcagcttcccctccaccccattcccagtgcctcccacccactggcagccccaacGCTCAGCgcctccccgcacctcctgattagctgttttgtggcacgcaggaggctctggggatgaggggaggagtgagggcactgcaGGTTGAGGGCAGGAGtggaaaggggtggagtaggggcagggcctatggcagagccaggggttgagcagtgagcaccccccccctccagcacattggaaagttggggcctgtagctccagccccggagtcggtgcctatacaaggagccgcatattaacttctgcagagctgcatgtggctccggagccccaggttggccacccctgtattATACATTCCCTGGCCAGGTTCAGACCCCATTCCAGTTTGACACAAAGGCGgagtgagggtacgtctacacttaaACTGCTACCATGAAGCAGCTGCACCGCCACCTCCACCAATGGCAGGGGTTCTCCTGTCTCTGAAGttcatccacctccctgagaggcaggatctgggctgacggaagaattcttccatccatctAGCGCAGGCTACTGTGGGGCCAGGTCAGCACTGCTACGTCTCCCAGGGTGTGTGGACTTTTACACCCCCGAGGGATAGAGCTATGGCAATGTCAGTTCCCAGTATAGAGCAGCCCTGGATGAGGAAAGGCTGGCCAGTACCATCTGTCCCTAACACCGTGTCCCCTCGGCAGGGCTATTACCGTCTCTATCGTGGTAGGAACGCCTGTGGCATCACCATGTTCCCTATAACAGCCACTGTCACCCGTGTTGGGGCCCCGGGCCATGAAGTCCACTGCCCTACCTGAAGGGGGTGTCGCTGCTGCAGAGAGCCTGCAGACTCCCCGCCAAGAGCCCTGCCACCACCAAGACAGAAATAACTGGGGCCCCGGGCCTTCGTTGTGTGATGGGGCAATGAATTTGATACTCAGACTGCAATAGCGCCAGCCCCAGAGGTACCCAGAGCTGGGCTCGCCCCTTCCAGCAACACTGCCTCCATGTGAATGCTCCTTCCCTTTGCTGCAGCAGCGAAACGGGGCCGTGAAACTGCCATTAAACTGCTTTTATGTGCTGTGTGTGGCCCCTTTGATTGGGGGAGGTTGTTTAATTGTTAACCTGAGTGTACCTCCCCCGCGCTACGCACTCCACACACCAGCACGCTCAGTACAGTAACGGTGCTGGCTTTATTGGGATGCTATAATCACAgctcagggggtttccagctgcTGTCCCCAGGGCCATGGATGGGGGGGAGaaacacctcttcccccagcagctcTTGATACCAAACCGGGCATAAGTCCTCCCCGCACCCCCTCTGATGGAAGGAGCTGGCCTGATCCCAGACAATGCCGCTGAGTCTGCACCCAAGGATGAGGGTGGGGACAGCAGCCTTGACACCCCCCTGTACATGGTCCCAAGTCAGCAGTGTGCAccctgggggcagctggtggttcacTGCACAGCAGGGGGCCTCAGCTCCCAGTCCTGACTCTGATCCAGTGAGGGCTCCTATGGGATCTACTGCAGCTCTGGTCTCTATCGCCCCCCAGAGGCGGTTCAGGCAGCAGCCAGGCCCTCACTCACTGGCATGTTGATATGGGCAGTCAGCAAGGGAATGCTCTGGCCTTCCCGCAGTACAAACACCTGTAAGAGGGAAGACAGAGagcccagcgctgagatgcagccacctctggggtggggcgcagggACTCTTTATACATGGATACCTCCCTTGGCACTgatatgcagccacctctgggtccTACCTCTACCCACTCACCCACACCAGGAGGGAGGTGGGAACATTTTAAAGGATCAGGCTTCTCTCTGGGGTGCAATGTCCCTGTACAAACCTTGATGACATCCGAGATCCCCTTGTCGCTCAGACACTCCACAAAGGTTTCAATGGGATAGTTCAGTCCCGGGATCAGCATGGGGGCCTGCAGGGAGAGAAAGCTGAGTCAGTGAGAGTGCAAGGGTCTGTAGGGGTGGTcagaggtgtttggggtgtgggggtacCTTGAAGAAGGCTCTCTTCATGGCATAGAGGCTCTGGTCATAGAGGAAGCTCACCAGCAGGTTGATGGAGGGGCGCCCAGCTGATGTGTTCTGAATGTGGAGGGTCAATTTGAAGGTGGGGCCGATGCCCTGGacctggggaagggggtgcagggtagaTCCTGAGCACAGGTTCAGTGCAAAGGGGAGAGGAGTCCTTAATCTCACAGCCAATCTAGCCAGCCTGGGgtttgaggggggggggggagtttctcCATCACAGGAGCCACAAGAAGGGACCCCTGGAAATCTGAAGAGATGATTGAATCCCAAATATCTCCCCCTCCGTTCCTGAGTTCAGCCCAGATCTGCTCACTGAACTAGACACATCCTCTCTGGCTTGGAAGCCTCCAAGCAATGGAGAGTTCCCTGCCCCCTGTTGTTCAAAGGGCAAATCCCTCTCCCTGTTAAACGCTGGCAGTGGCTGACAGTGGCTCCTGGCTCTTGTTCAGACTTTGTCTTCGACCTTCGTGAACCCCCTGCTCCCACAAATCCCCTCACCATGCAGAGAGACTGGGACAAGCCCCCTCAGGACCTCTCAGAGGAACTCTTCCACTAGGGCTCCCTGAGGCCCAGGGTTTCCATTGTTCATGGGGCTCCTCGCTGACCCCTCCCCAGTGGGTCAGTATCCTTGTGGAAGAGCAGCCCCCCAGGTGCATGCAACATCCTATAATGGCCTCACAGGCgctgcctgctctgctcccagcacctc encodes:
- the CTSW gene encoding cathepsin W isoform X1; its protein translation is MGPEVLRPCLLLLWIWVCALPAGSVLPSEISKAEMTRMFKDFMIQFNRTYRSPAEQRRRFGIFTRSLLTARWLQETELGTGQYGVTRFSDWTDEEFQGMVRSSPPPTMHQAPRLPRKKLPPSCDWRKAGAVTAVKDQGKKCNSCWAFAAIANIESLWNIHFHQPRNLSVQEVLDCSWCGAGCKGGYVWDAFTTMLQRRGLTSEDAYPYTGRQETCRNLNEPAAYIQGFQTLPGDEEEIAAHIATKGPITVTLNSAAMKHYKKGISQPLVKSCSPDHVDHVVLLVGYGHAEKRRYWIIKNSWGEGWGEKVSGECMGLPHGSAGCVGVGLFCLKEAAWDPRDNLWVGCRDCLYRDSPCLMLRHTTAGVRCGLLLY
- the CTSW gene encoding cathepsin W isoform X2, which produces MGPEVLRPCLLLLWIWVCALPAGSVLPSEISKAEMTRMFKDFMIQFNRTYRSPAEQRRRFGIFTRSLLTARWLQETELGTGQYGVTRFSDWTDEEFQGMVRSSPPPTMHQAPRLPRKKLPPSCDWRKAGAVTAVKDQGKKCNSCWAFAAIANIESLWNIHFHQPRNLSVQEVLDCSWCGAGCKGGYVWDAFTTMLQRRGLTSEDAYPYTGRQETCRNLNEPAAYIQGFQTLPGDEEEIAAHIATKGPITVTLNSAAMKHYKKGISQPLVKSCSPDHVDHVVLLVGYGHAEKRRYWIIKNSWGEGWGEKGYYRLYRGRNACGITMFPITATVTRVGAPGHEVHCPT